CGCCTCGCCGCACAGCCGCGCGGCCAGGTTGGTGACCGTTCCGATCGCGCCGTAGTCGACGCGCCCCTCGAACCCGATGGCCCCGATGGTGGCGTAGCCCTGGGTGACGCCCACCTTGAGGCCGCCGACGCTCCAGCCGCGCTTGCGCCAGCCGGCCGCGAGGACACCGGCCTGATCGCGCATCGCGACCGCCATGCGGACCGCCCGCTCCGCCGCGTTCGGCACCTCGATCGGATCGTTGAAGAACACCATCATCCCGTCGCCGGTGAAGCGCTCGAGCGTTCCCTCGTGCTCGAGGATCAGCCGGCCCATCGCGGCGTGATACTCGCGCAGCATGCCCATGAGCTCCTCGGGCTCGGCGGTCTCGGCGAACGCGGTGAATCCCCGGAGGTCCAGGAAGACGACGGTGACCTCCCGCCGGTGCGTCTGGAGCGGA
Above is a genomic segment from Candidatus Methylomirabilota bacterium containing:
- a CDS encoding adenylate/guanylate cyclase domain-containing protein — translated: PVDQVALVARVKSMLRIKELHDSVEAMAAKLAESNRTLDQRVQAQVAQLERLSRLKRFFSPQLAELIVDGGAEDPLQTHRREVTVVFLDLRGFTAFAETAEPEELMGMLREYHAAMGRLILEHEGTLERFTGDGMMVFFNDPIEVPNAAERAVRMAVAMRDQAGVLAAGWRKRGWSVGGLKVGVTQGYATIGAIGFEGRVDYGAIGTVTNLAARLCGEATGGQILISARVATAVEGLIDAESVGPLTLKGLARPVPAWSVRGLR